The following proteins come from a genomic window of Diceros bicornis minor isolate mBicDic1 chromosome 4, mDicBic1.mat.cur, whole genome shotgun sequence:
- the ITGB3BP gene encoding centromere protein R isoform X3 gives MILLMGETESFDPSEITRKNITAFSPTTGTCQMSPFASPTSSKEQEHKNGPSNGKRKKLNHLSLTKRKESTTKDNDEFMVLLSKVEKSSEEIMEIMQNLSTIQALEGSRELENLIGISRGSCFLREVQKTKELMTKVTKQKLFEKKSSGLPNKELCHLDSYEFLKAILNSGI, from the exons TCATTTGATCCTTCAGAAATCACAAGGAAGAATATTACAGCTTTTTCTCCAACAACTGGAACTTGTCAAATGAGCCCATTTGCTTCTCCCACAAGCTCTAAAGAACAAGAGCACAAAAATGGACCATCAAATG gaaagagaaagaaattgaatcaCCTCAGTTTAACCAAAAGAAAGGAATCTACAACAAAAGACAATGATGA ATTCATGGTGTTGCTATCTAAAGTTGAGAAATCATCAGAAGAAATCATGGAAATAATGCAAAATTTAAGTACTATAcag GCATTGGAGGGCAGTAGAGAGCTTGAAAATCTCATTGGTATTTCTCGTGGATCATGTTTCTTAAGAGAAGTGCAGAAAACGAAAGAACTAA tgacaaaagtaacaaaacaaaaactctttgaAAAGAAGAGTTCAGGACTTCCTAACAAAG aATTATGTCATCTCGACAGCTATGAATTCCTTAAAGCAATTTTAAACTCAG GCATTTAG
- the ITGB3BP gene encoding centromere protein R isoform X1 — translation MRVKRSLKLDGLLEANSFDPSEITRKNITAFSPTTGTCQMSPFASPTSSKEQEHKNGPSNGKRKKLNHLSLTKRKESTTKDNDEFMVLLSKVEKSSEEIMEIMQNLSTIQALEGSRELENLIGISRGSCFLREVQKTKELMTKVTKQKLFEKKSSGLPNKELCHLDSYEFLKAILNSGI, via the exons TCATTTGATCCTTCAGAAATCACAAGGAAGAATATTACAGCTTTTTCTCCAACAACTGGAACTTGTCAAATGAGCCCATTTGCTTCTCCCACAAGCTCTAAAGAACAAGAGCACAAAAATGGACCATCAAATG gaaagagaaagaaattgaatcaCCTCAGTTTAACCAAAAGAAAGGAATCTACAACAAAAGACAATGATGA ATTCATGGTGTTGCTATCTAAAGTTGAGAAATCATCAGAAGAAATCATGGAAATAATGCAAAATTTAAGTACTATAcag GCATTGGAGGGCAGTAGAGAGCTTGAAAATCTCATTGGTATTTCTCGTGGATCATGTTTCTTAAGAGAAGTGCAGAAAACGAAAGAACTAA tgacaaaagtaacaaaacaaaaactctttgaAAAGAAGAGTTCAGGACTTCCTAACAAAG aATTATGTCATCTCGACAGCTATGAATTCCTTAAAGCAATTTTAAACTCAG GCATTTAG
- the ITGB3BP gene encoding centromere protein R isoform X4 — protein MRVKRSLKLDGLLEANSFDPSEITRKNITAFSPTTGTCQMSPFASPTSSKEQEHKNGPSNGKRKKLNHLSLTKRKESTTKDNDEFMVLLSKVEKSSEEIMEIMQNLSTIQALEGSRELENLIGISRGSCFLREVQKTKELMTKVTKQKLFEKKSSGLPNKGI, from the exons TCATTTGATCCTTCAGAAATCACAAGGAAGAATATTACAGCTTTTTCTCCAACAACTGGAACTTGTCAAATGAGCCCATTTGCTTCTCCCACAAGCTCTAAAGAACAAGAGCACAAAAATGGACCATCAAATG gaaagagaaagaaattgaatcaCCTCAGTTTAACCAAAAGAAAGGAATCTACAACAAAAGACAATGATGA ATTCATGGTGTTGCTATCTAAAGTTGAGAAATCATCAGAAGAAATCATGGAAATAATGCAAAATTTAAGTACTATAcag GCATTGGAGGGCAGTAGAGAGCTTGAAAATCTCATTGGTATTTCTCGTGGATCATGTTTCTTAAGAGAAGTGCAGAAAACGAAAGAACTAA tgacaaaagtaacaaaacaaaaactctttgaAAAGAAGAGTTCAGGACTTCCTAACAAAG GCATTTAG